One genomic region from Hoeflea algicola encodes:
- a CDS encoding protein adenylyltransferase SelO has translation MSIAGLKFDNSYARELEGFYVPWKGAEVPAPKLVRFNRELAVELGLDADALDSAEGAAILSGHTAPEGATPLAMAYAGHQFGGFSPQLGDGRALLLGEVIDSHDERRDLHLKGSGRTPFSRGGDGKAVLGPVLREYIIGEAMHALGVPTTRALAAVMTGESIMRQAGAEQGAVLARVASSHLRVGTFQFFAARGETDRLRQLADYAIARHYPALAGKPDRYLQLLVQVRDRQAALIAKWMLIGFVHGVMNTDNMTISGETIDYGPCAFLDVYDPKMVFSSIDQNGRYAYGNQPQIAQWNLARLAETLLDLINPDDSDAAVRMASEVINGFPEAYQDAWLEGMRQKLGLECEEDTDMELATDLFSVMEGQNVDFTQLFRSLSHVAAGQAEAARTLFDDPAVFDGWLAAYRERLLREPGTVQERAAAMNRANPVYIPRNHMVEAALEAAAKGDLKPFERLVEVLANPFEARAGLEVYALGAPSGFGAYTTYCGT, from the coding sequence ATGAGCATTGCAGGACTGAAATTCGACAACAGCTACGCGCGCGAACTCGAAGGGTTTTACGTACCATGGAAGGGCGCCGAGGTGCCTGCACCGAAACTGGTCCGCTTCAATCGAGAACTGGCGGTGGAGCTGGGGCTTGATGCCGATGCGCTCGACAGCGCCGAGGGTGCAGCCATTCTTTCGGGCCATACAGCGCCGGAGGGAGCTACACCGCTGGCGATGGCCTATGCCGGGCACCAATTCGGCGGTTTTTCACCGCAGCTCGGCGACGGCCGGGCGCTGCTTCTGGGAGAGGTGATCGACAGCCACGACGAGCGCCGCGACCTCCACCTCAAAGGTTCCGGCCGGACGCCGTTTTCACGCGGTGGCGATGGCAAGGCGGTGCTCGGGCCGGTGCTGCGTGAATATATCATCGGGGAGGCGATGCATGCGCTGGGCGTGCCGACCACGCGGGCGCTGGCGGCAGTAATGACCGGCGAAAGCATCATGCGTCAGGCCGGCGCGGAACAAGGTGCTGTGCTGGCGCGGGTGGCGTCGAGCCATTTGCGGGTGGGCACGTTCCAGTTCTTTGCAGCGCGCGGCGAAACCGACCGTTTGCGGCAACTCGCCGACTACGCCATCGCCCGACACTACCCGGCGCTCGCAGGCAAGCCCGACCGTTATCTGCAACTGCTTGTGCAGGTGCGCGACCGGCAGGCGGCGCTGATTGCCAAGTGGATGCTGATTGGCTTCGTGCACGGGGTGATGAACACCGACAACATGACGATTTCCGGTGAGACCATCGATTACGGCCCCTGCGCCTTTCTCGATGTCTACGACCCGAAGATGGTGTTCTCGTCAATCGACCAGAACGGGCGTTACGCCTATGGCAACCAGCCGCAAATTGCCCAGTGGAATCTGGCGCGGCTGGCTGAAACCCTGCTCGACCTGATCAACCCCGATGACAGCGATGCGGCGGTGCGGATGGCGAGCGAGGTAATAAACGGTTTTCCAGAAGCCTATCAGGACGCATGGCTTGAAGGTATGCGCCAAAAACTTGGCCTTGAGTGCGAGGAAGATACTGACATGGAACTTGCCACCGACCTGTTTTCGGTGATGGAAGGCCAGAATGTTGATTTCACGCAGCTGTTCCGCAGCCTCTCCCATGTCGCAGCGGGCCAAGCTGAAGCCGCACGGACCTTGTTTGACGATCCTGCCGTCTTCGATGGCTGGCTTGCAGCCTATCGGGAGCGGTTGCTGCGTGAGCCGGGCACGGTCCAAGAGCGTGCTGCGGCGATGAACCGCGCCAATCCGGTCTATATCCCGCGCAACCACATGGTGGAAGCAGCCCTTGAGGCGGCAGCCAAAGGCGATCTCAAGCCGTTCGAACGGCTGGTCGAGGTGTTGGCAAACCCATTTGAGGCGCGCGCCGGACTGGAAGTCTATGCGCTGGGCGCGCCCTCTGGATTTGGCGCCTACACTACCTATTGCGGCACCTGA
- the msrA gene encoding peptide-methionine (S)-S-oxide reductase MsrA encodes MTERAVLAGGCFWGMQNLIRKLPGVLNTRVGYTGGDVENATYRDHGTHAEGVEIIYDTNRISYRQLLEFFFQIHDPSTPNRQGNDRGMSYRSAIYYTDEEQRQIALDTIADVNASGLWPGKVVTEVEPVGEFWEAEPEHQDYLERIPNGYSCHFPRPDWVLPRREAAE; translated from the coding sequence ATGACTGAACGTGCAGTACTAGCCGGGGGATGCTTTTGGGGTATGCAGAATCTGATCCGCAAACTTCCGGGCGTTTTGAATACCCGCGTCGGCTATACCGGTGGTGATGTGGAAAATGCCACCTACCGCGATCACGGTACCCATGCCGAGGGAGTCGAGATCATCTATGATACCAACCGGATCAGTTATCGCCAGCTTCTGGAATTCTTCTTCCAGATCCACGATCCATCAACCCCGAATCGGCAGGGTAATGACCGCGGCATGTCCTACCGCTCGGCGATCTACTACACCGACGAAGAGCAACGCCAGATTGCGCTCGACACCATCGCCGATGTCAATGCTTCTGGGCTATGGCCAGGCAAGGTTGTGACCGAGGTTGAACCGGTGGGTGAGTTTTGGGAAGCGGAGCCTGAGCATCAGGACTATCTTGAACGGATTCCCAATGGCTATAGTTGCCATTTCCCACGGCCCGACTGGGTGTTGCCCAGACGCGAGGCGGCCGAGTAG
- a CDS encoding GIY-YIG nuclease family protein — protein sequence MAGYVYMLASRKGGTIYIGVTNDLGRRVPEHVAGTGSRFTNRYGVRRLVWYEEHFDIRDAIQREKSLKRWPRQWKIELIEKTNPDWFELFRGTGW from the coding sequence ATGGCGGGGTATGTCTACATGCTCGCCAGCCGGAAGGGCGGGACCATTTATATCGGCGTGACCAATGATCTGGGCCGTCGCGTGCCTGAACATGTGGCTGGAACCGGATCGCGCTTCACCAACCGTTACGGCGTGCGGCGACTGGTCTGGTATGAGGAGCATTTCGATATCCGCGATGCCATCCAGCGTGAGAAATCGCTCAAGCGCTGGCCGCGGCAGTGGAAGATCGAACTGATCGAAAAGACCAATCCGGACTGGTTTGAATTGTTTCGCGGTACCGGTTGGTGA
- a CDS encoding translocation/assembly module TamB domain-containing protein: protein MTAATTSKRRPGVFWRAARWFIILILVIAAFLILLVSTTPGGRLIVLTLNRLGSGAEQSVEIDRIDGLLSGSTSIGHVLVKDAEGEPWLLIKGIKIDWSPLALLSAGLAIDDLTIERVELARLPKPAEKQDEVSSELVLPLALDIKRLSAPDILLGEPVAGRVARLEAKGSLQVDASVSTALADLVVKRIDGVGGELTVDADYRKGEDLLNVSAKLSEPPGGVLAHLLQLAPQDAISVSATSQGTLADWKLNVAGTINDEIVAEAHLQLIAGEAGEAVSLQAEGAFEQFLPPTLSQIVAGRSALSLEGVIEPDRSGAVIDIFTFASARLSAEGRGRVALEGEVDLTASISPQPGAGMLSFGTDGAQVSLSVPEAEMRVSGNAEEASIHLVASTARIEGADFSADEVSAVVDFGQFSMATRSGEGTIKLDIGAVGSTNEIVARAVAGGVNVSGAVALAEDGSVSSDKITLKSGVTNVALEDITVGTAGDLAARLSGAVRSAVLSDQAGGVLGEELKFIAEVVRDDVGSVSVRDFQLSSQFATASGGVALDSDGQIAGDVEAELSNLAGFNTAVSGGLKLSATLSGQSSAPAFEAKLSGNALAVQGRDLSGLLLEASGVADTAAPQADIELSGTLDGQPIAGTARLAQAGGVVQIDPLRLQVADNLISGTLVLDETYRPKGTIELDLKGIGPLAALALQNISGNGGGTIKFDVRDSRSLADIALDFPKLSGEGYAVRDARIALSVDDLMGTPSPVGTLDVASVKAGETDVSGLRVEFSQAQGWTVFDAKAQAAGFPVALKGRVRPGEAGTELEFESGRTAYQGLAITLSDPARVVIRDGVANIERLAISPGGGRIAVSGTAGEKLDIVADLSGLPLASANAVAPGAGLSGTLSGQVKIGGTGAAPVVSYDLNVSNLRAAAASSVADVPLAVTATGGLQGGRLSFNARAEGSGLSFTATGGLDTAGAKQLSANINGTVPFSLLSRQLAAQGLALSGAANADISISGTAAAPQIAGTISTSDARLVDGRSGLAIDKLTAEVGLTPGQASIRSLSGTLSSGGQISGSGTIGIQPGSGYPADLKLKVMRGRYADGQMVATRFDADLALSGALLERPSLSGTVQLDETTITVPDSLPASISQLDVTHKNASAAVEAQSERLSADAGGGGSGGLGLDLTVRATRIFVRGRGMDVELAGSVRLSGSSNSPSAAGGFELERGRLSILGKRLDFDRGKIGFAGSMVPVLDFAASNRAGSTTVTVLVTGPADRPEFSFTSSPELPEDEVLALLIFGRSLNDLSAIQIAQLAEAAGQLTGVVKGGGLVEKLRRATGVDDIDVRTDEDTGETSLGVGKYLNDRTYLGLESGTGAGSSKARIDLDIGRGVKLRGEAGADGETKGGIFFEREY from the coding sequence ATGACCGCCGCAACAACGAGCAAACGGCGCCCGGGAGTGTTCTGGCGCGCGGCGCGGTGGTTCATCATTCTCATTCTTGTCATCGCCGCCTTTCTGATTCTGCTGGTTTCGACCACGCCTGGCGGGCGGCTGATTGTGCTGACACTGAACCGCCTCGGGTCGGGGGCGGAGCAGAGCGTTGAGATCGACCGGATCGACGGGTTGTTGTCGGGCTCGACGTCGATCGGTCATGTGTTGGTCAAGGATGCCGAGGGCGAGCCGTGGCTGCTGATCAAAGGCATCAAGATCGATTGGTCGCCGCTGGCGCTACTCAGCGCCGGGCTGGCGATTGATGATCTGACCATTGAGCGGGTCGAGTTGGCACGTTTACCGAAACCTGCAGAGAAGCAAGATGAAGTAAGCAGCGAACTGGTGCTGCCACTGGCGCTGGATATCAAGCGGCTGTCCGCGCCCGACATTCTGCTTGGCGAACCGGTTGCCGGCCGGGTGGCTCGGCTTGAGGCGAAGGGCAGTCTCCAGGTCGATGCGAGTGTTTCCACCGCGCTGGCCGATCTCGTGGTCAAGCGGATCGATGGGGTTGGCGGCGAACTTACTGTCGATGCGGATTACCGGAAGGGCGAGGACCTGCTCAATGTTTCTGCCAAGCTGTCGGAACCACCGGGGGGAGTGCTGGCGCATTTGCTGCAACTGGCGCCGCAGGATGCCATCAGCGTCAGCGCAACGTCGCAAGGCACGCTTGCCGACTGGAAACTCAATGTGGCCGGCACGATCAACGATGAAATTGTTGCCGAAGCGCATTTGCAACTGATCGCCGGTGAAGCTGGCGAAGCAGTTTCGCTGCAGGCCGAAGGCGCGTTTGAGCAGTTCCTGCCGCCAACGCTTAGCCAGATTGTTGCAGGACGCAGCGCGTTGAGCCTTGAAGGGGTGATTGAGCCGGACCGCAGCGGCGCGGTGATCGACATCTTCACCTTTGCCTCGGCGCGGCTGTCGGCGGAAGGACGTGGCCGGGTGGCGCTAGAGGGCGAAGTCGATCTGACCGCGTCGATCTCGCCGCAACCGGGTGCCGGGATGCTGAGTTTCGGCACGGACGGCGCGCAGGTCAGCCTGTCCGTTCCTGAAGCGGAAATGCGGGTGTCGGGCAATGCCGAGGAGGCGAGCATCCATCTGGTGGCTTCGACCGCGCGCATCGAGGGTGCCGATTTCAGTGCCGACGAGGTGTCGGCGGTGGTTGATTTCGGGCAATTTTCGATGGCCACCCGCAGCGGCGAGGGAACCATCAAACTCGATATTGGCGCGGTCGGATCGACCAACGAGATCGTCGCCCGCGCGGTTGCCGGTGGCGTTAATGTATCTGGGGCGGTGGCTCTGGCCGAAGATGGGTCTGTCAGCAGCGACAAGATTACGCTTAAATCCGGTGTCACCAATGTTGCGCTCGAAGACATCACCGTCGGGACTGCCGGTGACCTTGCTGCCCGCCTTTCAGGGGCTGTGCGCAGCGCAGTGCTGTCGGATCAGGCCGGGGGCGTGCTCGGCGAAGAGCTCAAATTTATAGCCGAGGTGGTTCGCGACGACGTCGGTTCGGTTTCGGTGCGTGACTTTCAGCTTTCTTCCCAATTCGCCACCGCATCGGGTGGCGTGGCGCTCGACAGCGATGGCCAGATTGCCGGTGATGTCGAGGCCGAGCTGAGCAATCTGGCAGGTTTTAATACGGCGGTCAGCGGCGGGCTGAAACTCTCGGCGACGCTCTCGGGACAGAGTTCCGCGCCGGCGTTTGAAGCAAAACTGTCGGGCAATGCGCTGGCTGTTCAGGGGCGAGACCTTTCCGGACTGCTGCTTGAAGCCAGCGGCGTGGCCGATACCGCGGCGCCGCAGGCGGATATCGAGCTGAGCGGAACCCTTGACGGGCAACCGATTGCCGGAACAGCCAGGCTGGCGCAGGCCGGTGGGGTGGTGCAGATCGACCCGTTGCGGCTGCAGGTGGCTGACAACCTGATTTCCGGAACGCTGGTTCTTGACGAGACCTACCGTCCCAAGGGCACAATTGAACTCGATCTGAAAGGCATTGGCCCATTGGCAGCGCTGGCCTTGCAGAACATTAGCGGCAATGGCGGCGGCACGATCAAATTTGACGTGCGCGACAGCCGTTCTCTGGCTGACATAGCACTGGATTTCCCGAAATTGAGCGGTGAGGGCTATGCGGTGCGCGATGCGCGTATCGCCCTGAGCGTGGATGATCTGATGGGCACGCCAAGCCCTGTGGGCACGCTGGATGTTGCCTCAGTGAAGGCTGGTGAGACGGATGTATCGGGGCTGCGGGTCGAGTTTTCGCAGGCACAGGGGTGGACGGTGTTTGACGCCAAGGCGCAAGCCGCCGGGTTCCCGGTTGCGCTCAAGGGACGGGTTCGGCCGGGTGAGGCAGGAACTGAACTGGAGTTTGAAAGCGGGCGCACCGCCTACCAGGGGCTGGCCATAACGCTGAGTGACCCGGCGCGGGTGGTGATCCGTGACGGGGTGGCCAACATAGAACGGTTGGCGATTTCGCCCGGCGGTGGCCGGATCGCGGTGTCGGGCACCGCTGGCGAGAAACTCGATATTGTCGCAGACCTGTCAGGGTTGCCGCTTGCATCGGCCAACGCGGTCGCGCCGGGCGCGGGGCTTTCGGGAACGCTGTCGGGGCAGGTCAAGATCGGCGGCACTGGTGCGGCACCGGTGGTCAGTTATGATCTCAATGTCAGCAATCTGCGGGCAGCCGCGGCCTCCTCTGTCGCCGACGTGCCGCTGGCGGTTACGGCGACCGGCGGTCTTCAAGGCGGCAGGCTCAGCTTCAACGCTCGGGCGGAAGGCAGTGGTCTGTCTTTTACTGCGACCGGTGGCCTCGATACCGCCGGTGCAAAGCAATTGTCTGCCAATATCAACGGCACGGTGCCGTTCTCTCTGCTTTCGCGGCAACTGGCCGCGCAGGGGCTGGCGCTCAGTGGTGCCGCCAATGCCGACATCTCGATTTCCGGAACGGCGGCGGCGCCGCAGATCGCCGGGACAATATCGACATCGGATGCGCGGCTGGTCGATGGCCGGTCCGGGTTGGCAATTGACAAGCTGACGGCCGAAGTGGGGTTGACACCAGGTCAGGCATCGATCCGGTCGCTATCCGGAACATTGTCCTCTGGTGGCCAGATCAGCGGTTCGGGAACCATCGGTATTCAACCTGGATCAGGCTACCCAGCTGATTTGAAACTCAAAGTGATGCGCGGACGCTATGCTGACGGCCAGATGGTGGCGACACGCTTTGATGCCGATTTGGCGCTTTCGGGCGCGCTTCTGGAACGACCGTCGCTTAGTGGCACGGTGCAACTCGACGAGACGACGATTACCGTGCCCGATAGTCTGCCGGCCTCGATTTCACAGCTTGATGTTACCCACAAGAACGCATCAGCAGCTGTGGAAGCGCAATCCGAGCGGTTGTCGGCGGATGCTGGCGGCGGCGGTTCGGGCGGACTTGGGCTTGATCTGACCGTCCGTGCAACCCGGATCTTTGTTCGCGGCCGGGGGATGGACGTGGAACTTGCAGGATCGGTGCGGTTGTCCGGCAGCTCGAATTCGCCCTCGGCCGCCGGGGGATTCGAGCTGGAGCGGGGCCGGTTGAGCATTCTGGGCAAACGGCTTGATTTTGATAGGGGCAAGATCGGCTTTGCCGGATCGATGGTTCCAGTTCTGGATTTCGCCGCATCGAACCGGGCCGGCAGTACGACTGTCACGGTTCTGGTGACCGGGCCGGCCGATCGGCCTGAATTCAGCTTCACATCGAGTCCGGAATTGCCCGAAGATGAAGTGTTGGCGTTGCTGATCTTCGGCCGCTCGCTCAACGATCTTTCGGCGATTCAGATTGCCCAATTGGCCGAAGCCGCAGGACAACTGACCGGTGTGGTCAAGGGCGGCGGATTGGTGGAGAAACTACGCCGGGCCACTGGCGTTGACGATATCGACGTGCGCACCGACGAGGACACCGGCGAAACCTCGCTGGGGGTCGGAAAATACCTCAATGACCGGACCTATTTGGGACTCGAGAGCGGCACCGGTGCCGGATCCAGCAAGGCGCGCATCGATCTGGATATCGGCCGCGGCGTCAAGTTGCGTGGCGAAGCCGGTGCGGACGGAGAAACCAAGGGCGGCATCTTCTTCGAACGCGAATATTGA
- a CDS encoding thermonuclease family protein: MGKVYRFKPRRRFASGQFALAGADRPARKHSKTHPQSLPRRSAPFLLAGLLLALISYNLLQPSLALPSLGSVRDAAQFHHSFSVCSGSARINCVIDGDTIYLDGEKIRIADINTPEISRPACHRERTLANQAQIRLVELLNAGPAELRRTETRDRDVYGRKLRSIYRNGRSLGDTLIDEGLAHRWRGYKQSWCN; the protein is encoded by the coding sequence ATGGGCAAGGTTTACCGGTTCAAGCCAAGACGACGATTCGCCAGTGGCCAGTTTGCGCTCGCCGGCGCCGACCGCCCCGCCCGCAAACATTCCAAAACCCACCCGCAGTCCCTGCCACGACGCTCCGCTCCATTTTTGCTGGCCGGCTTGCTGCTGGCGCTCATCAGTTACAACCTGCTCCAGCCGTCGCTCGCCTTGCCGTCGCTCGGAAGCGTCAGGGACGCGGCGCAATTTCATCACTCTTTTTCCGTTTGCAGCGGCAGCGCCCGGATAAACTGCGTCATCGACGGCGACACGATCTACCTTGACGGCGAGAAAATCAGGATCGCCGATATCAACACGCCGGAAATCTCCCGCCCCGCCTGTCATCGCGAACGCACATTGGCAAACCAGGCCCAGATCCGGCTGGTGGAATTGCTCAATGCCGGCCCGGCGGAATTACGGCGAACCGAAACCCGTGACCGCGATGTCTACGGCCGCAAGCTCAGAAGCATCTACCGCAACGGCCGCTCGCTCGGAGATACGCTGATTGACGAGGGTCTGGCGCATCGTTGGCGCGGCTACAAACAGTCCTGGTGCAACTAG
- the msrB gene encoding peptide-methionine (R)-S-oxide reductase MsrB: MSKAFSKSKDAIAALTPEQFRVTQQNGTERPFTGEYNDNKAAGIYVDIVSGEPLFASSDKFESGCGWPSFTKPIVPAHVTELRDASLGMVRIEVRSKHGDSHLGHVFPDGPQDRGGLRYCINSASLRFVPKDEMEAEGYGEYIEQVEDI; encoded by the coding sequence ATGAGTAAAGCGTTTTCAAAGTCCAAAGATGCCATCGCCGCGTTGACGCCGGAGCAATTCCGAGTGACCCAGCAAAACGGCACCGAACGGCCGTTTACGGGTGAATACAACGATAACAAGGCTGCTGGAATCTATGTCGACATTGTTTCGGGAGAGCCGTTGTTTGCCTCGTCCGACAAGTTTGAAAGCGGTTGTGGCTGGCCCAGTTTCACCAAACCGATCGTACCCGCGCACGTCACCGAATTGCGGGATGCCAGCCTTGGCATGGTCCGCATCGAGGTGCGCTCCAAACATGGTGACAGCCATCTCGGCCATGTGTTCCCTGACGGACCGCAGGACCGGGGAGGGCTCCGTTATTGCATCAATTCCGCCTCGCTGAGGTTCGTTCCAAAGGACGAAATGGAAGCCGAAGGCTATGGCGAATATATTGAACAAGTAGAGGATATCTAG
- a CDS encoding DUF6481 family protein, translated as MKNQVRTTFTDRRQDAMEAKKKLLEKMKAAPKADDPEVVARRAEREAVAKAREIRHAERARLKLEEEARKAAQEAADAEAAYAAEHAERLAREEEEKARAERAVADMAAMKEKRDRRYAARKAR; from the coding sequence TTGAAAAACCAAGTACGTACGACCTTCACCGACCGCCGCCAGGATGCCATGGAGGCCAAAAAGAAACTGCTGGAAAAAATGAAGGCAGCGCCGAAGGCTGATGACCCGGAGGTTGTCGCCAGGCGCGCCGAGCGCGAAGCGGTGGCAAAGGCGCGCGAAATTCGCCACGCCGAACGCGCGCGGCTGAAGCTCGAAGAAGAAGCACGCAAGGCAGCGCAGGAAGCAGCTGATGCGGAAGCGGCCTACGCGGCTGAACATGCCGAACGTCTGGCCCGCGAGGAAGAAGAAAAGGCGCGCGCCGAACGCGCGGTTGCCGATATGGCCGCCATGAAGGAGAAGCGCGACCGCCGTTATGCGGCCCGCAAGGCCAGGTAA
- a CDS encoding alkylphosphonate utilization protein produces MSNGTVLNDGDNVTVIKDLKVKGTSSTVKRGTMVKGIRLTGNPDEVECRVEKIKGLVLRTEFLKKA; encoded by the coding sequence ATCTCGAACGGCACGGTATTGAACGATGGCGACAATGTCACCGTGATCAAGGACCTCAAGGTCAAGGGCACCTCGTCGACCGTCAAGCGCGGCACTATGGTCAAGGGCATCCGGCTGACCGGCAATCCCGACGAGGTCGAATGCCGGGTCGAAAAGATCAAGGGGCTGGTGCTGCGCACCGAGTTTTTGAAAAAGGCCTGA
- a CDS encoding metallophosphoesterase family protein — protein sequence MPLTYAIGDVHGRSDLLAALLEAIGEDMAGRVARIVFLGDVIDRGPDSRGCLDLVIGALAQYPDSRLVLGNHEEFLLRFITPDDDHQDVVRVWYPNGGIATLQSYGLDARDPIDSLATTFTREFPGHIATLRAASWMVEGEHHALVHGGIDPHLGLAAQEPRTTRWIREKFLSFAGPLPKTIVHGHTPTESSLPEIHPNRIAIDTGAYYSGHLTCVVLNGATAPGS from the coding sequence ATGCCCCTCACCTATGCCATCGGCGATGTTCATGGCCGCAGCGACCTACTGGCGGCACTGCTGGAGGCGATCGGCGAGGACATGGCCGGGCGTGTGGCGCGGATCGTTTTTCTGGGCGATGTCATCGACCGCGGGCCCGACAGCCGAGGCTGCCTTGATCTGGTGATCGGGGCGTTGGCCCAATACCCCGATTCGCGGCTGGTGCTGGGCAATCACGAGGAATTCCTGCTGCGCTTCATCACTCCTGATGACGATCACCAAGACGTGGTGCGGGTTTGGTATCCCAATGGCGGTATCGCCACCCTGCAGTCCTACGGGCTGGATGCGCGTGATCCGATCGACAGCCTCGCCACAACGTTCACCCGCGAATTTCCCGGCCATATCGCCACACTTCGCGCCGCCAGCTGGATGGTCGAAGGTGAGCACCATGCCCTCGTCCATGGAGGCATCGATCCACATCTCGGGCTCGCAGCCCAGGAACCCCGCACCACCCGCTGGATCCGCGAAAAATTCCTTAGCTTCGCCGGGCCACTGCCCAAGACCATCGTTCACGGCCATACGCCGACCGAATCGAGCCTGCCGGAAATCCACCCGAATCGCATCGCCATCGACACCGGTGCCTATTATTCCGGCCACCTCACCTGTGTGGTTCTTAACGGCGCCACAGCACCCGGTTCCTGA
- a CDS encoding cation:proton antiporter, translated as MGVDFDWVILGILAAFIAYSLLTKAVDRSLLTLPIIFMGVGYLVSDPLRAAAPPEILSEGKRLLAEFTLVLVLFADASHVRFSQLKQNWQLPGRMLLIGLPLSLIFGTLAVYLISPEGGIAMALLTAALLSPTDAALGQAVVSSPDVPERLSETINVESGLNDGLVLPVVLLGAILASAGVSDANTDGLAIAALIQIVLGPLAGIAVGWSVARLLDLAQTRQLIAESAEGVVFVATAFAAYVFAEVIGGNGFIAAFVGGMVFGNTYRHHIRFIREFMDGAGQLLTMTSFLVFGALLLPDGIEHATASAVIIAVLFLTVVRMAAIWLSLLGTGLKIKEKLFLGWFGPRGLASILFTLIIMDEYVFANADELLACVSMTVAFSILAHGLSSTPLARRIGKT; from the coding sequence ATGGGCGTCGACTTTGACTGGGTGATCCTGGGCATATTGGCGGCCTTCATTGCCTATTCGTTGTTGACGAAAGCGGTTGATCGGTCGCTGCTGACGCTGCCGATAATCTTCATGGGGGTGGGGTATCTGGTCTCCGACCCGTTGCGTGCCGCCGCGCCGCCGGAAATTCTGAGCGAGGGCAAGCGGTTGCTGGCGGAATTCACGCTGGTGCTGGTGCTGTTCGCCGATGCCTCGCATGTGCGGTTTTCCCAGCTCAAGCAGAATTGGCAGTTGCCGGGCCGGATGCTTTTGATCGGCCTGCCGCTGTCGCTTATTTTTGGAACGCTGGCGGTTTACCTGATCAGCCCCGAGGGCGGGATTGCGATGGCGTTGCTGACGGCGGCGCTGCTTTCGCCCACCGATGCGGCGCTCGGACAAGCCGTGGTTTCGAGCCCTGATGTGCCGGAGCGGCTGAGTGAAACAATCAATGTCGAAAGCGGGCTCAATGATGGACTGGTGCTGCCGGTGGTGCTGCTGGGCGCGATCCTGGCCTCGGCGGGGGTGTCGGACGCCAATACCGACGGGCTTGCCATCGCCGCCCTGATCCAGATCGTGCTCGGGCCGCTGGCGGGCATTGCGGTCGGCTGGAGCGTGGCGCGGCTGCTCGATCTGGCGCAAACTCGGCAGCTGATTGCCGAATCCGCCGAGGGCGTGGTGTTTGTGGCAACCGCCTTTGCTGCATATGTGTTTGCCGAGGTGATTGGTGGCAATGGTTTTATCGCCGCCTTTGTCGGCGGCATGGTGTTCGGAAACACCTATCGGCACCATATCCGCTTCATCCGCGAATTCATGGATGGCGCCGGGCAATTGCTGACGATGACGTCGTTTCTGGTGTTTGGCGCGCTGTTGCTGCCCGACGGCATTGAGCATGCCACGGCAAGTGCTGTGATCATTGCCGTGCTGTTTCTCACCGTGGTGCGGATGGCGGCGATCTGGCTGTCGCTGCTGGGCACCGGGCTCAAGATCAAGGAGAAGCTGTTTTTAGGCTGGTTCGGGCCGCGCGGGTTGGCCTCGATCCTGTTCACGCTGATCATCATGGACGAATACGTGTTTGCCAACGCGGACGAGCTGCTGGCCTGCGTTTCGATGACGGTGGCGTTTTCGATCCTTGCCCACGGCCTGAGTTCGACACCGCTGGCAAGGCGTATTGGCAAAACCTGA
- a CDS encoding peroxiredoxin family protein, with translation MQFGSLHRTAPELRGQHWIDGEGQARPPLALSELGGGLKILFCFQHACPGCHSRGFPVLRYLHHHLAARGVGFAAIQTVFEDFKDNTVDKLRINQQRFELPIPFGHDLAREDETYPSFMQDYRSAGTPWFTIIDQNNQVIYADFGLDPRRFLEALGFESLEFEID, from the coding sequence ATGCAATTCGGCTCTCTACACCGCACCGCACCGGAACTGAGGGGTCAGCACTGGATTGACGGCGAAGGGCAGGCGCGGCCCCCGTTGGCCTTGTCCGAGTTGGGTGGCGGCCTGAAGATCTTGTTTTGCTTCCAGCATGCCTGTCCCGGATGCCATTCGCGCGGCTTTCCGGTGCTGCGCTATCTGCATCATCACTTGGCTGCACGGGGCGTCGGCTTTGCGGCGATCCAGACGGTGTTCGAGGACTTCAAGGACAACACCGTCGACAAGCTCAGGATCAACCAGCAACGCTTTGAACTTCCCATTCCGTTCGGCCATGACCTGGCGCGGGAAGATGAGACCTATCCGAGTTTCATGCAGGATTACCGCTCGGCGGGCACGCCGTGGTTTACTATCATCGATCAGAACAATCAGGTTATCTATGCCGATTTCGGTCTCGACCCGCGTCGCTTCCTGGAAGCGCTGGGATTTGAGAGCCTGGAATTCGAGATCGATTGA